The following proteins are encoded in a genomic region of Brachypodium distachyon strain Bd21 chromosome 1, Brachypodium_distachyon_v3.0, whole genome shotgun sequence:
- the LOC100838634 gene encoding probable WRKY transcription factor 48, translating into MAGAAGDRPEGVDWSFAGDGFAEYSSALFAELGGWSGELPSLDLPAPRAAVPWPEETPAGPAGRSADAGGASSSSSGDGASAAAENADKPASAAAEAASMKPAAATRKGQKRARQARFAFMTKSEIDHLEDGYRWRKYGQKAVKNSPFPRSYYRCTNSKCTVKKRVERSSDDPSVVITTYEGQHCHHTASFQRGFGAGATPTAMHHIHGAAAVALAEQMAFVSAQQQQQQLYNQLQAAPLRLRQTNVLIPSTESPETGVSSTTTASLQQLNGSNELRSPTAAMARSPSSSSVPPSVSFDMGLLGDIVPPGVRHG; encoded by the exons atggccggcgccgcgggGGACAGGCCGGAAGGGGTTGACTGGTCGTTCGCCGGGGACGGCTTCGCGGAGTACTCGTCGGCGCTTTTCGCGGAGCTCGGCGGCTGGTCGGGCGAGCTGCCGTCGCTGGATCTGCCGGCGCCGAGGGCGGCGGTGCCGTGGCCGGAGGAGACGCCTGCGGGGCCAGCTGGCAGGTcggccgacgccggcggcgcgtcgTCCAGCTcgagcggcgacggcgcctccgccgccgcggagaaCGCCGACAAGccggcgtccgccgccgccgaggcagc GAGCatgaagccggcggcggcgacgaggaaggGGCAGAAgcgcgcgcggcaggcgcGGTTCGCGTTCATGACCAAGAGCGAGATTGATCACCTCGAGGATGGCTACAGATGGAGGAAGTATGGGCAGAAAGCCGTCAAGAACAGCCCTTTCCCAAG gAGCTACTACAGATGCACCAACAGCAAATGCACGGTGAAGAAGCGCGTGGAGCGGTCGTCAGACGACCCGTCCGTGGTGATCACCACCTACGAGGGCCAGCACTGCCACCACACCGCCTCCTTCCAGCGCGGATTCGGCGCCGGTGCCACGCCCACGGCGATGCATCACATCCACGGCGCCGCGGCCGTTGCCCTGGCGGAGCAAATGGCCTTCGTCTCAgcgcagcagcaacagcagcagctgtACAACCAGCTGCAAGCTGCACCTTTGCGACTACGGCAGACGAACGTCCTAATCCCATCCACGGAGTCTCCGGAGACTGGCGTTagctcgacgacgacggcgtctTTGCAGCAGCTGAATGGGAGCAACGAGCTCCGTAGCCcgacggcggccatggcgcggtcaccgtcgtcgtcgtcggtgcCTCCCTCTGTGTCGTTTGATATGGGACTGCTTGGCGACATCGTGCCTCCTGGAGTAAGACATGGATGA
- the LOC100841376 gene encoding UDP-glucose 6-dehydrogenase 4, with the protein MVKICCIGAGYVGGPTMAVIAIKCPAIEVVVVDISKPRIDAWNSDVLPIYEPGLDDVVKACRGKNLFFSTDVEKHVAEADIIFVSVNTPTKTRGLGAGKAADLTYWESAARMIADVSKSDKIVVEKSTVPVKTAEAIEKILTHNSKGINYQILSNPEFLAEGTAIDDLFKPDRVLIGGRETPEGRKAVQALKEVYAHWVPEENIITTNLWSAELSKLAANAFLAQRISSVNAMSALCEATGANVSEVSYAIGKDSRIGPKFLNASVGFGGSCFQKDILNLVYICECNGLPEVANYWKQVIKINDYQKSRFVNRVVSSMFNTVSGKKIAVLGFAFKKDTGDTRETPAIDVCKGLLGDKAQVSIYDPQVTEDQIQRDLAMNKFDWDHPMHLQPTSPTAVKQVSVVWDAYEATKGAHGVCILTEWNEFKTLDYQKIFDNMQKPAFIFDGRNVVDAEKLREIGFIVYSIGKPLDGWLKDMPAVA; encoded by the coding sequence ATGGTGAAGATCTGCTGCATCGGAGCTGGCTATGTCGGCGGCCCAACAATGGCTGTCATTGCCATCAAGTGCCCAGCAATTgaggttgttgttgttgacatCTCCAAGCCTCGCATTGATGCCTGGAACAGCGACGTGCTCCCAATCTACGAGCCTGGTCTCGATGATGTTGTGAAGGCGTGCAGGGGCAAGAACCTCTTCTTCAGCACTGATGTTGAGAAGCACGTCGCCGAGGCCGACATCATCTTTGTGTCAGTGAACACCCCCACCAAGACCCGTGGTCTTGGAGCTGGCAAGGCTGCCGACCTCACCTACTGGGAGAGCGCTGCCCGGATGATCGCTGATGTCTCCAAATCTGACAAGATCGTCGTTGAGAAGTCCACCGTCCCTGTCAAGACTGCAGAGGCCATTGAGAAGATCTTGACCCACAACAGCAAGGGCATCAACTACCAGATCCTCTCCAACCCGGAGTTCCTCGCTGAGGGAACAGCGATCGATGACCTGTTCAAGCCTGACAGAGTGCTCATCGGTGGCCGGGAGACACCTGAGGGCAGGAAGGCCGTTCAGGCCCTCAAGGAGGTGTACGCCCACTGGGTTCCTGAGGAGAacatcatcaccaccaacctGTGGTCTGCTGAGCTCTCCAAGCTCGCTGCCAACGCTTTCCTGGCCCAGAGGATCTCCTCTGTGAATGCCATGTCCGCGCTCTGCGAGGCCACCGGCGCCAACGTTTCCGAGGTGTCTTACGCCATCGGGAAGGACTCCAGGATCGGCCCCAAGTTCCTGAACGCCAGCGTTGGGTTCGGCGGGTCCTGTTTCCAGAAGGACATCCTGAACCTGGTGTACATCTGCGAGTGCAACGGCCTCCCCGAGGTGGCCAACTACTGGAAGCAGGTCATCAAGATCAACGACTACCAGAAGAGCCGCTTCGTCAACCGCGTCGTGTCCTCCATGTTCAACACCGTCTCCGGCAAGAAGATCGCCGTCCTCGGCTTCGCCTTCAAGAAGGACACCGGTGACACCAGGGAGACCCCAGCCATTGACGTGTGCAAGGGTCTTCTGGGTGACAAAGCCCAGGTCAGCATCTACGACCCCCAGGTGACTGAGGACCAGATCCAGAGGGACCTGGCCATGAACAAGTTCGACTGGGACCACCCGATGCACCTGCAGCCGACCAGCCCCACCGCCGTGAAGCAGGTGAGCGTGGTCTGGGACGCGTACGAGGCCACCAAGGGTGCCCACGGCGTCTGCATCCTCACCGAGTGGAACGAGTTCAAGACCCTGGACTACCAGAAGATCTTCGACAACATGCAGAAGCCTGCCTTCATCTTCGACGGCCGCAACGTCGTCGACGCCGAGAAGCTCAGGGAGATCGGCTTCATCGTCTACTCCATCGGCAAGCCGCTCGACGGGTGGCTCAAAGACATGCCCGCGGTGGCTTAA